A stretch of Oncorhynchus mykiss isolate Arlee chromosome 12, USDA_OmykA_1.1, whole genome shotgun sequence DNA encodes these proteins:
- the LOC110538393 gene encoding zinc finger BED domain-containing protein 4 — protein sequence MTEFKRAFSLVWDHFTLVTPNKVQCALCSQRLSFNKNTSAMLRHLRSRHPSEAWYSNSTSGAHSSTSNSTSGVHSTFSNSIISSAGVHSSFSGTTGLNSMFTNNAAAGHHIQVRTTRQEDLDDALVNMLVKDTQPFSVVEEEGFAAFVQKLDPSYNLPNKQALKKMVGSRCEFINDNVVSQMVISDFVSLTSDMWTSIDKHSYISVTGHLVAENAQLSTFLLGISKLPENHKVIHIEEAKNQLVASWGLHSRVAAFVTENSDNMVATVQKLGILQLPSFAHVLNLVIKRSMEATLELQDIRSQARAIVSFFKSNQNAEMRLAEVQGQLGRPEQKLIQEVDSRWNSSFSMLERVFDQRESVAAALSTLDTDIIPLGSADYEVIHQCLGVLGSFNQATAELASEKRVSASKVIPLVRMLKITLEKKHGAIIHPTATQLASNLQRELQTSCSMVETEPILALSALLDPRFKMLAFGNQGYAQEAVKLLTSECASLIRINPDKDDTLPPSTTGSTTPPPTSPHTSWAMETASVSMATSPSKSHDGGLWEMFDSKVGETQSVQSSTADAAVEVQHYLSDPYLNRVENPMHYWEKHSKVYPHLFQLARKYLSVPASSVPCERIFTKAGDVFNKKRSCLSMKAVEQIMLLNKGLV from the exons ATGACTGAGTTTAAGAGAGCCTTCTCACTGGTGTGGGATCACTTCACTCTAGTGACACCCAATAAGGTCCAGTGCGCCCTCTGTTCACAACGGCTTAGCTTCAACAAAAACACCTCCGCCATGTTAAGGCACCTAAGATCAAGGCACCCAAGCGAGGCCTGGTACAGCAACTCAACATCTGGAGCCCACTCAAGCACAAGCAACTCAACATCTGGAGTCCACTCAACGTTCTCTAACTCAATAATTAGTAGTGCTGGAGTCCACTCATCGTTCTCTGGTACTACAGGACTAAACTCAATGTTTACAAACAATGCTGCTGCTGGACACCACATCCAAG TCAGGACCACCAGACAAGAAGACCTGGATGATGCCCTAGTCAACATGTTGGTTAAAGACACCCAGCCATTTTCAGTAGTCGAGGAAGAGGGATTCGCTGCTTTCGTCCAAAAGCTAGACCCAAGCTACAATCTTCCAAACAAACAAGCGCTGAAGAAAATGGTGGGGTCTCGGTGTGAATTCATCAATGATAATGTTGTATCTCAGATGGTAATTTCTGACTTTGTCAGCCTGACTTCGGACATGTGGACTTCTATTGATAAGCACAGTTACATTTCAGTGACAGGGCATTTGGTAGCAGAAAATGCCCAGTTATCCACTTTCCTCCTTGGGATTTCTAAGCTCCCTGAAAACCACAAAGTGATCCACATTGAGGAGGCCAAAAACCAACTGGTGGCGAGCTGGGGCCTCCACAGCAGGGTTGCTGCATTTGTCACAGAGAACAGCGACAATATGGTAGCCACGGTTCAGAAACTAGGAATCCTCCAGTTGCCCTCTTTTGCACACGTCCTGAACCTTGTGATTAAGAGGTCCATGGAGGCTACTTTGGAGCTGCAGGACATCCGCTCCCAAGCGCGGGCTATCGTGTCTTTCTTCAAGTCGAATCAGAACGCAGAGATGAGGTTAGCCGAGGTGCAAGGGCAGCTAGGCAGGCCAGAGCAGAAGCTGATCCAGGAAGTGGACTCGAGATGGAACAGTAGCTTTTCTATGCTGGAACGCGTCTTTGATCAGAGGGAGTCTGTGGCTGCTGCTCTCAGCACCCTGGACACGGACATCATCCCTCTGGGATCTGCTGACTACGAGGTCATCCACCAGTGTCTCGGAGTGCTGGGTTCCTTCAACCAGGCCACAGCTGAGCTCGCCTCAGAGAAACGCGTCTCGGCCTCCAAGGTCATTCCTCTTGTCCGGATGCTGAAGATAACCCTTGAGAAGAAGCACGGTGCCATCATACACCCTACGGCTACACAGCTGGCGTCTAACCTACAGAGGGAGCTTCAGACGAGCTGCAGTATGGTGGAGACCGAGCCAATCCtggctctctctgctctcctagACCCGCGCTTCAAAATGTTGGCCTTCGGGAACCAGGGCTACGCTCAGGAGGCGGTGAAGCTCCTCACCTCCGAGTGCGCCTCGTTAATCCGGATAAATCCGGACAAGGATGACACTCTGCCGCCGTCCACCACCGGGTCAACGACGCCCCCCCCGACATCACCCCACACCTCCTGGGCAATGGAAACCGCTTCCGTCTCCATGGCAACATCTCCGTCTAAGTCCCACGATGGGGGTCTGTGGGAGATGTTTGACAGTAAAGTGGGCGAGACACAGAGTGTTCAGAGCAGCACGGCGGACGCAGCGGTGGAGGTACAACACTACCTCAGTGACCCGTACCTGAACCGAGTGGAGAACCCCATGCACTACTGGGAGAAGCACTCCAAGGTGTACCCGCACCTGTTCCAGCTGGCTCGGAAATACCTCAGTGTTCCCGCCTCGTCTGTGCCATGTGAGCGCATATTCACCAAAGCTGGAGATGTGTTCAATAAAAAGAGGAGTTGCCTCAGTATGAAGGCTGTAGAGCAGATAATGCTGTTGAATAAAGGTCTAGTATAG